A window of the Streptomyces sp. NBC_00250 genome harbors these coding sequences:
- a CDS encoding peptidoglycan-binding protein, whose product MSVPVFEEFEPAADCGCPGCARQRRDLALGLPVRAGGHPAAHGARRALVLVTAAGVVLGGSGGAVATTLPPPTVPFTPADPAESARASDPGPDTPQGGREPLHGAPGPGSQPAPDSTPTTSQISTGTLRQTTRAEIINRAKLWVAAQVPYSMEKYWSDGYRQDCSGYISMAWNLRSNEWTGSLDRFAERVDRTELQPGDILLFHNPANPTRGSHVTIFGGWTDYTHTSYVAYEQTKPRTRKQQTPLAYWENSDQYVAYRYKGVVSGEGTTGGTTGGATPTATPYPGVAMFGPGANNAYVTQLGRLLVDRGGKKYYSKGPGPKWGEADRRATQAFQLAQGWKGKEADGLPGPDTWKLLVSGKGRDIGGSSGSSGSSSNATGFPGRGSFRPGQSNAYVEKLGKQLVKRGFGKHYLSGPGPRWTEADRRNVEAFQRAQGWRGAEADGYPGPETWRRLFR is encoded by the coding sequence ATGAGCGTGCCGGTCTTCGAGGAGTTCGAACCCGCGGCCGACTGCGGCTGCCCGGGGTGCGCCCGGCAGCGGCGTGACCTCGCGCTTGGCCTGCCGGTCCGGGCGGGCGGCCATCCGGCGGCGCACGGTGCCCGCCGCGCCCTGGTCCTGGTGACGGCGGCGGGCGTCGTCCTGGGCGGCAGCGGGGGAGCGGTGGCGACGACCCTGCCCCCGCCGACGGTCCCGTTCACGCCGGCGGACCCGGCGGAGTCCGCGCGAGCCTCCGACCCCGGCCCCGACACCCCGCAGGGCGGGCGCGAGCCGTTGCACGGCGCGCCGGGCCCCGGGTCGCAGCCGGCTCCTGACTCGACTCCGACGACCAGTCAGATCTCGACCGGCACCCTGCGGCAGACGACCCGGGCCGAGATCATCAACCGCGCCAAGCTGTGGGTGGCCGCCCAGGTCCCGTACTCCATGGAGAAGTACTGGTCGGACGGCTACCGCCAGGACTGCTCCGGTTACATCTCGATGGCCTGGAACCTCCGCAGCAACGAGTGGACGGGCAGCCTCGACCGCTTCGCCGAGCGCGTCGACCGCACCGAGCTGCAGCCCGGCGACATCCTGCTCTTCCACAACCCGGCCAACCCGACGCGCGGCTCGCACGTCACGATCTTCGGCGGCTGGACCGACTACACCCACACCTCCTACGTCGCGTACGAGCAGACCAAGCCGCGCACGCGGAAGCAGCAGACGCCGTTGGCGTACTGGGAGAACTCCGACCAGTACGTGGCGTACCGCTACAAGGGCGTGGTCAGCGGTGAAGGCACCACCGGCGGGACCACCGGTGGGGCGACGCCCACGGCGACGCCGTACCCGGGCGTGGCGATGTTCGGCCCCGGCGCGAACAACGCGTACGTCACCCAGCTCGGCCGGCTCCTCGTCGACCGCGGCGGCAAGAAGTACTACAGCAAGGGACCCGGCCCCAAGTGGGGTGAAGCGGACCGGCGCGCGACCCAGGCCTTCCAGCTCGCGCAGGGCTGGAAGGGCAAGGAGGCGGACGGCCTGCCCGGGCCGGACACGTGGAAGCTCCTCGTCTCCGGCAAGGGCAGGGACATCGGCGGTTCGAGTGGTTCGAGCGGGTCGAGTTCGAATGCGACGGGGTTTCCCGGGCGTGGCTCCTTCCGTCCGGGCCAATCCAACGCATATGTGGAGAAGCTGGGCAAACAACTGGTGAAGCGGGGCTTCGGCAAGCACTACCTGTCGGGACCCGGTCCGCGCTGGACGGAGGCGGACCGCCGCAACGTCGAGGCGTTCCAGCGGGCACAGGGCTGGCGCGGCGCAGAGGCCGACGGCTACCCGGGCCCGGAGACCTGGCGGCGCTTGTTCCGATGA
- a CDS encoding SPFH domain-containing protein: MTASTPNPADSGAAASRDAARTARRLTDGSLPRTPPPQTAPPGTPPTRQDVTAEPAADGAAADAAVGAVATVGAVPPTPTAGDTPTTAPDGVPVPADVTSGGAPGAAAPAPEPPAAGERTAASNDAAASPGTPPRRVPVWPEPGARGGGAAEAAARPDGPTAAADMSPGQSGRPGPSATPVVGTTTGAPVSSGPAPTDEGRTPAAHTGLTSPGPSGDSAGPVPAGGSTSVPGGSTSVQSGSTSVPGGSTSVPGGPQTGAPARHPGALPVRPVGSAAGTATGAPARSGTAPVVTRVQPVVPAYPGTQSAQPTQPTQLSQPTQSAEPGDPARPSGTSGTSGTTPAVRPEAAGGTSPSPSGAATATGKHARPAASSTIPLKAAAVTVRSGGPAPVPVAVTVPTTTPGAERGATPDFGRIAGAGVGAVAVPVAAVVRVARRRNVIGAETTGSIPVHLLFRDEPGTAAPRAASDDDGGPDTVAMAAPTLSRPSKGSAIPGPSKIQSPPQTQSQSQTQVQPGAGTKPGSKAKSRPKPKPAPTSQDKALLGKPQGKALDRVHDKVHDKDRPRAQDKAAAAASRPAPSADPALVERPGPVLPGWVGVVGGALALAGCAAVVWWAGAVPGEAARMLRLPERPYNGIHLGQWALLALGVVLTLFTLGGLGRGRVGYAWVLTLFGDYRGTVRRTGLVWVSPLLLRRRVDVRLRHWRSEPLSAVDAKGTALDVVVLVVWRVRDTVRAALGVDGHEDYLREQVEAAMARVLSQLPADAFHEDAPTLRDAEAVGEALTRMLSAECAPVGVDVFSAQPTRIEYAPEVAAAMTRRRIAAIDAKHRDSVLTSVVDAVDDVVHRLTSRGLVELDDYERKALVKDLTVAFYTGRTGPVEGA, from the coding sequence ATGACGGCATCGACCCCGAACCCCGCGGACTCCGGCGCGGCGGCCTCACGTGACGCGGCCCGCACGGCGAGACGCCTGACGGACGGCAGCCTCCCCCGTACACCCCCTCCCCAGACCGCACCCCCGGGCACTCCGCCGACCCGGCAGGACGTGACGGCGGAGCCCGCTGCGGACGGTGCGGCGGCGGACGCGGCGGTGGGTGCGGTCGCGACCGTCGGTGCCGTGCCGCCGACACCGACCGCGGGTGACACGCCGACAACCGCCCCGGACGGGGTGCCCGTACCCGCGGACGTCACGTCGGGCGGAGCGCCCGGCGCGGCGGCCCCCGCGCCGGAACCCCCCGCGGCGGGTGAGCGGACGGCGGCCTCGAACGACGCGGCGGCGTCCCCGGGGACGCCGCCGCGCCGGGTCCCGGTGTGGCCTGAGCCGGGCGCGCGAGGCGGCGGCGCGGCGGAGGCGGCGGCGCGGCCGGACGGCCCGACGGCGGCCGCCGACATGTCACCGGGCCAGTCGGGTCGGCCCGGACCGTCGGCCACGCCGGTCGTGGGTACGACGACGGGGGCGCCCGTCTCCTCGGGGCCCGCCCCGACGGACGAGGGCCGGACCCCGGCCGCGCACACCGGCCTCACGTCGCCCGGGCCGTCCGGGGACTCCGCCGGTCCGGTGCCAGCGGGCGGGTCGACTTCCGTCCCCGGCGGGTCGACTTCCGTGCAAAGCGGGTCGACTTCCGTCCCCGGCGGGTCGACCTCCGTCCCCGGCGGTCCGCAGACGGGTGCCCCGGCGAGGCATCCCGGCGCGTTGCCGGTCCGCCCGGTCGGGTCCGCTGCCGGTACGGCGACGGGTGCCCCGGCCCGTTCGGGTACCGCCCCGGTGGTCACCCGAGTCCAACCCGTCGTGCCCGCCTACCCCGGTACGCAGTCGGCACAGCCGACACAGCCGACACAGCTGTCACAGCCGACACAGTCAGCAGAGCCGGGCGACCCGGCGAGGCCTTCCGGGACGTCGGGCACCTCGGGAACCACCCCGGCCGTTCGGCCGGAGGCGGCAGGCGGCACCTCGCCCTCGCCCTCCGGTGCGGCCACGGCCACGGGCAAGCACGCCCGCCCCGCCGCCTCCTCCACCATCCCCCTCAAGGCCGCCGCCGTCACCGTGCGGTCCGGTGGTCCTGCGCCGGTCCCCGTGGCGGTCACCGTGCCGACCACGACGCCCGGCGCCGAGCGCGGCGCCACGCCCGACTTCGGGCGGATCGCCGGTGCCGGCGTCGGAGCCGTCGCCGTGCCCGTCGCCGCCGTCGTGCGGGTCGCGCGGCGGAGGAACGTGATCGGAGCCGAGACCACCGGCTCCATCCCGGTCCATCTGCTCTTCCGCGACGAGCCGGGGACCGCGGCGCCCCGCGCGGCGAGCGACGACGACGGCGGTCCCGACACCGTCGCCATGGCCGCGCCCACACTGTCCAGGCCGAGCAAGGGTTCCGCGATCCCGGGCCCGTCGAAGATCCAGTCCCCGCCCCAGACCCAGTCCCAGTCCCAGACCCAGGTTCAGCCCGGGGCCGGCACCAAGCCCGGGAGCAAGGCCAAGTCCAGGCCGAAGCCCAAGCCCGCGCCGACGTCGCAGGACAAGGCGCTGCTGGGCAAGCCGCAGGGCAAGGCTCTGGACAGGGTGCATGACAAGGTGCATGACAAGGACCGGCCCAGGGCGCAGGACAAGGCCGCTGCCGCCGCCTCCCGGCCCGCGCCCAGCGCCGACCCCGCGCTCGTCGAGCGGCCGGGGCCGGTGCTGCCCGGCTGGGTGGGGGTGGTCGGCGGGGCCCTCGCGCTCGCCGGCTGCGCGGCGGTCGTGTGGTGGGCCGGGGCCGTGCCCGGAGAGGCGGCCAGGATGCTGCGGCTCCCGGAACGCCCGTACAACGGCATTCATCTCGGCCAGTGGGCGCTCCTCGCGCTCGGCGTCGTCCTCACCCTCTTCACGCTCGGCGGGCTCGGCCGCGGCCGGGTCGGCTACGCCTGGGTGCTGACCCTGTTCGGCGACTACCGGGGCACGGTCCGCCGCACCGGACTGGTCTGGGTCAGTCCGCTCCTGCTGCGCCGCCGGGTCGACGTACGGCTCCGGCACTGGCGCAGTGAGCCGCTGTCGGCCGTCGACGCCAAGGGCACCGCGCTCGACGTCGTCGTGCTCGTGGTGTGGCGGGTGCGGGACACGGTCCGGGCGGCGCTCGGGGTCGACGGGCACGAGGACTACCTGCGGGAGCAGGTGGAGGCGGCGATGGCCCGGGTGCTGTCGCAGCTGCCTGCGGACGCCTTCCACGAGGACGCGCCGACGCTCCGGGACGCGGAGGCGGTCGGCGAGGCCCTGACGCGGATGCTGTCGGCGGAGTGCGCTCCGGTCGGTGTGGACGTGTTCTCGGCGCAGCCGACGCGGATCGAGTACGCCCCGGAGGTCGCGGCGGCGATGACGCGGCGCCGGATCGCGGCGATCGACGCGAAGCACCGGGACAGTGTGCTGACGTCGGTGGTGGACGCGGTGGACGACGTGGTCCACCGGCTGACCAGTCGTGGTCTGGTGGAGCTCGACGACTACGAGCGCAAGGCGCTGGTCAAGGACCTGACGGTGGCGTTCTACACGGGTCGGACGGGTCCTGTAGAGGGGGCGTGA
- a CDS encoding lytic polysaccharide monooxygenase auxiliary activity family 9 protein: MRKKSVGSAVVALGVAGVTLFATGSAGSHGYTDSPISRQKLCANGTVTNCGSIQWEPQSVEGPKGFPAAGPADGKICSAGLTQFAELDDPRGGAWPATQLSAGQSYSFRWQFTARHRTTDFKYYITKNGWNPSQKLTRAMLDPQPFLTVPYNNQQPPATLSHSGTIPAGKTGRHLILAVWTIADTANAFYACSDVKF, translated from the coding sequence ATGCGCAAAAAGTCAGTCGGGTCGGCGGTGGTGGCGCTCGGCGTCGCCGGCGTCACCCTCTTCGCCACCGGTAGCGCCGGCAGCCACGGCTACACCGACTCGCCGATCAGCCGTCAGAAGCTCTGCGCCAACGGCACCGTGACCAACTGCGGCTCCATACAGTGGGAGCCCCAGTCGGTCGAGGGCCCCAAGGGCTTCCCCGCCGCCGGTCCCGCCGACGGCAAGATCTGTTCCGCCGGGCTCACGCAGTTCGCCGAGCTCGACGACCCCCGGGGCGGCGCGTGGCCCGCGACCCAGCTCTCGGCGGGGCAGAGCTACAGCTTCCGCTGGCAGTTCACGGCCCGGCACCGCACCACCGACTTCAAGTACTACATCACCAAGAACGGCTGGAACCCGAGTCAGAAGCTGACCCGGGCCATGCTGGACCCCCAGCCGTTCCTGACCGTCCCCTACAACAACCAGCAGCCGCCGGCGACCCTCTCGCACTCCGGGACGATCCCGGCGGGCAAGACGGGCCGCCACCTGATCCTGGCGGTGTGGACGATCGCGGACACCGCGAACGCGTTCTACGCGTGCTCGGACGTCAAGTTCTGA
- a CDS encoding AMP-binding protein: MRGADTVAELVRRQWGDHRIGLRDEHHTLTHHQVAAGAAARAALLVDLMPPLPGGEPHLGILLDNTPEYPLWLSAAALAGAAVAGINPTRRGAELARDIRHTACRILVTQRAHLPLLDGLPLPGVRILVTDTDAYRDLLAPYGTARPGDARLGPVRPDSRFLLSFTSGSTGAPKAALCSQGRLAAAGASLVSHFGVGRDDVHYVCMPMFHGNAVIADWAPALAAGAGVALRARFSASRFLPDVRRFGATYFTYVGRAVQYLLATPPAPDDRTHSLRLGFGTEAGAVDAARFRERFGVPLIEGYGSSEGGASIQRTPDTPTGAIGRAAAGDDLAVVDAETGRECEAARFSPTGRLLNASEAVGELVNRGRSPFEGYWRNPEAEAARLRSGHPQAEGSGGRWYWTGDLFYRDADGYLYFAGRTDDRLRVDSENLAAAMIEHILARWDRAAGVAVYAIPDPVAGDQVMAAIALREGAVFEPAEFATFLAAQQDLGTKMPPRFVRVMPELPLTATNKIHRVALRRASFLCEDPVWWRPTPTSPYERLTGPTTEALRAQYTQQAREPHAP; encoded by the coding sequence ATGAGGGGTGCGGACACCGTCGCGGAACTCGTACGACGCCAATGGGGCGACCACCGGATCGGCCTGAGGGACGAGCACCACACCCTCACCCACCACCAGGTCGCCGCGGGCGCCGCCGCGCGGGCCGCACTGCTCGTGGACCTGATGCCACCCCTGCCGGGGGGCGAGCCGCACCTCGGCATCCTGCTCGACAACACGCCGGAGTACCCGCTCTGGCTCAGCGCGGCGGCCCTCGCGGGGGCCGCCGTCGCCGGGATCAACCCCACCCGGCGCGGCGCCGAACTCGCCCGGGACATCCGGCACACCGCATGCCGGATCCTGGTCACCCAGCGCGCCCACCTGCCGCTCCTCGACGGCCTGCCGCTGCCGGGGGTGCGCATCCTGGTCACGGACACCGACGCCTACCGGGACCTCCTCGCCCCCTACGGGACCGCCCGCCCGGGCGACGCGCGCCTCGGCCCCGTACGGCCCGACAGCCGCTTCCTGCTCTCCTTCACCTCCGGCTCGACGGGCGCGCCCAAAGCCGCGCTCTGCAGCCAGGGCCGGCTGGCCGCCGCGGGCGCCTCCCTCGTCTCCCACTTCGGCGTGGGGCGGGACGACGTCCACTATGTCTGCATGCCGATGTTCCACGGCAACGCGGTGATCGCCGACTGGGCGCCCGCGCTCGCCGCCGGCGCCGGAGTGGCGCTACGGGCCCGCTTCTCGGCCTCCCGCTTCCTGCCGGACGTACGCCGGTTCGGTGCCACCTACTTCACCTACGTCGGCCGGGCGGTGCAGTACCTCCTGGCCACCCCGCCCGCCCCGGACGACCGGACGCACTCGCTGCGGCTCGGCTTCGGCACCGAGGCGGGGGCGGTGGACGCGGCCCGCTTCCGCGAACGCTTCGGAGTGCCGCTCATCGAGGGGTACGGCTCCTCCGAGGGAGGCGCGTCGATCCAGCGGACCCCGGACACGCCGACGGGCGCGATAGGCCGGGCCGCCGCGGGCGACGACCTGGCGGTGGTGGACGCGGAGACGGGCCGCGAGTGCGAGGCGGCCCGCTTCTCACCCACCGGCCGGCTCCTCAACGCCTCCGAGGCGGTCGGCGAACTCGTCAACCGGGGCCGCAGCCCCTTCGAGGGCTACTGGCGCAACCCGGAGGCGGAGGCGGCCCGGCTGCGCTCGGGGCACCCCCAGGCCGAAGGCTCTGGGGGACGCTGGTACTGGACCGGCGACCTCTTCTACCGGGACGCGGACGGCTACCTCTACTTCGCGGGCCGTACGGACGACCGGCTGCGGGTCGACAGCGAGAACCTGGCGGCGGCCATGATCGAACACATCCTGGCCCGCTGGGACCGGGCCGCGGGGGTCGCGGTCTACGCGATACCGGACCCGGTGGCGGGGGACCAGGTCATGGCCGCGATCGCCCTGCGCGAGGGCGCGGTCTTCGAACCGGCGGAGTTCGCGACGTTCCTCGCCGCCCAGCAGGACCTGGGCACGAAGATGCCGCCGCGGTTCGTCCGGGTGATGCCCGAGCTCCCCCTCACGGCCACGAACAAGATCCACCGAGTGGCCCTGCGCCGCGCCTCCTTCCTCTGCGAGGACCCCGTCTGGTGGCGCCCGACCCCGACGTCCCCGTACGAACGGCTGACCGGCCCGACGACCGAAGCCCTCCGAGCGCAGTACACCCAGCAGGCCCGCGAACCCCACGCCCCCTGA
- a CDS encoding sensor histidine kinase — MEPRTPWQALTRPRFPRSSWPWRAVAYLVSGGLVGAAACAVFLLLGLFSVLLVGLPLLLLSGLALGGIERRRLGLVDLDPAPDPHRVPTAPGLAAWLRLRAGEQATWREFAYALLLATVLWPLDVVAVAVGIGLPVLLIGAPVQLAMDGQEAKVVKAYLVTSYPEAFAAALLGAVLLVALAYPLAAVAGARAALARALITPRESEQRGAIGEVIASRARLVDAFEAERRRIERDLHDGAQQRLVALTMTLGLARLDAPPGGPLADQLAKAHAEAGQVLTELRELIHGIHPQVLADYGLGPALADAADRSAVPVATDVELPRLPESVESAGYFAGCEALANIGKHSGASRARITARHADGVLRIDVEDDGRGAADPAGGSGLTGLADRLAVLDGTLTIMSPPGGPTLLRVEIPCPALTESSVSSSPRTASSSGRD, encoded by the coding sequence ATGGAACCCCGTACCCCCTGGCAGGCGCTCACCCGGCCCCGCTTCCCGCGCAGCTCCTGGCCCTGGCGGGCCGTCGCCTACCTGGTCAGCGGCGGGCTCGTCGGGGCCGCGGCCTGTGCCGTGTTCCTGCTCCTCGGGCTGTTCTCCGTGCTGCTCGTCGGGCTGCCCCTGCTCCTGCTCTCCGGCCTCGCCCTCGGCGGCATCGAGCGCCGTCGCCTCGGCCTCGTCGACCTCGATCCCGCCCCCGACCCGCACCGCGTCCCCACCGCACCCGGCCTCGCCGCCTGGCTCCGGCTGCGGGCGGGGGAGCAGGCGACCTGGCGGGAGTTCGCGTACGCCCTGCTCCTCGCCACCGTCCTGTGGCCGCTCGACGTCGTCGCGGTCGCCGTCGGCATCGGCCTGCCAGTCCTGCTCATCGGCGCTCCCGTCCAGCTGGCGATGGACGGCCAGGAGGCCAAGGTCGTCAAGGCGTACCTGGTGACCTCCTACCCCGAGGCCTTCGCCGCCGCCCTCCTCGGCGCGGTCCTCCTCGTCGCCCTCGCCTATCCGCTCGCCGCCGTCGCCGGGGCCCGCGCCGCCCTCGCCCGCGCCCTGATCACGCCCCGCGAGAGCGAACAGCGCGGCGCGATCGGTGAGGTCATCGCCTCCCGCGCCCGGCTCGTCGACGCCTTCGAGGCCGAGCGGCGCCGGATCGAGCGCGATCTGCACGACGGCGCCCAGCAGCGCCTGGTCGCCCTCACCATGACCCTGGGTCTCGCCCGCCTCGACGCCCCGCCGGGCGGCCCGCTCGCCGACCAGCTGGCGAAGGCGCACGCAGAGGCCGGGCAGGTCCTGACCGAGCTGCGCGAGCTGATCCACGGCATCCATCCGCAGGTCCTCGCCGACTACGGGCTGGGCCCGGCCCTGGCCGACGCCGCCGACCGGTCCGCGGTCCCCGTCGCCACGGACGTCGAGCTGCCCCGGCTGCCGGAGTCCGTGGAGAGCGCGGGGTACTTCGCCGGCTGCGAGGCCCTCGCCAACATCGGCAAGCACAGCGGCGCGAGCCGGGCCCGGATCACCGCCCGGCACGCGGACGGTGTCCTGAGGATCGACGTCGAGGACGACGGACGCGGCGCCGCGGACCCGGCCGGGGGCAGCGGCCTCACCGGACTCGCCGACCGGCTCGCCGTCCTCGATGGCACACTGACGATCATGAGCCCGCCGGGCGGGCCGACCCTCCTCCGAGTGGAGATCCCGTGCCCCGCACTGACCGAAAGCTCCGTGTCGTCCTCGCCGAGGACAGCGTCCTCCTCCGGGAGGGACTGA
- a CDS encoding response regulator: protein MPRTDRKLRVVLAEDSVLLREGLIGLLARFGHEVVAAVGDADALREAVTAHDPDIVVTDVRMPPGFQDEGLRAAVALRAERPALPVLVLSQYVQRSYAADLLDAGDGTGVGYLLKDRVGQVEEFLDALTRVADGGTVVDPEVVRQLLRRHRDPLEALTPREREVLGLVAEGHSNGAIARRLVVTEAAVGKHIGNILAKLDLPPADDTHRRVLAVLTYLRA from the coding sequence GTGCCCCGCACTGACCGAAAGCTCCGTGTCGTCCTCGCCGAGGACAGCGTCCTCCTCCGGGAGGGACTGATCGGGCTCCTGGCCCGCTTCGGCCACGAGGTCGTCGCCGCCGTCGGCGACGCCGACGCCCTGCGCGAGGCGGTGACCGCCCACGACCCGGACATCGTCGTCACCGACGTCCGGATGCCGCCCGGTTTCCAGGACGAGGGGCTGCGCGCCGCGGTCGCGCTCCGCGCCGAGCGGCCCGCGCTGCCGGTCCTCGTGCTCAGCCAGTACGTGCAGCGCAGCTACGCCGCCGACCTCCTCGACGCGGGCGACGGCACCGGCGTCGGCTATCTGCTCAAGGACCGGGTCGGTCAGGTGGAGGAGTTCCTCGACGCGCTGACCCGGGTCGCGGACGGCGGGACGGTCGTCGATCCCGAGGTCGTCCGGCAGCTGCTGCGCCGGCACCGCGATCCGCTGGAGGCCCTGACCCCGCGCGAGCGCGAGGTCCTCGGCCTGGTCGCGGAGGGGCATTCCAACGGGGCGATCGCCCGCCGCCTGGTCGTCACCGAGGCCGCCGTCGGCAAGCACATCGGCAACATCCTGGCGAAGCTGGACCTGCCGCCGGCCGACGACACCCACCGCCGGGTCCTCGCCGTCCTGACCTACCTCCGGGCCTGA
- a CDS encoding IclR family transcriptional regulator yields the protein MALKPEPTAPFHSVQYALRVLETISRHGGGVTDVQIAREAGLPVAHLSSLLLMLRREGYVEQVADGAYVIGDSLVLLGSGMTRREALEAKLQETLTELRDSVGAAVYISRYIDGEVKITQFADGPRTPKVNEWVDFRSAAHASAVGKCLLTQLDQNGRRDHLSRHKIARLTSRTITSERILFSKLDSQPPTVPVLDLQEYAVGTVCAAVPLTAGSAVGCLALSLPIEHAHRLRSAADTLNRRAAPVVMALAI from the coding sequence GTGGCGCTGAAGCCCGAGCCCACCGCGCCGTTCCACTCGGTGCAATACGCCTTGCGCGTCCTCGAGACGATCTCACGGCACGGTGGCGGAGTGACGGACGTCCAGATCGCGCGCGAAGCGGGCCTGCCCGTCGCCCACCTCTCCTCGCTGCTCCTCATGCTCCGCCGTGAGGGGTACGTCGAGCAGGTCGCCGACGGCGCGTACGTGATCGGGGACTCCCTCGTCCTCCTCGGCTCCGGCATGACCCGCCGCGAGGCCCTGGAGGCGAAGCTCCAGGAGACCCTGACCGAGCTGCGCGACTCCGTCGGCGCCGCGGTCTACATCAGCCGGTACATCGACGGCGAGGTGAAGATCACCCAGTTCGCCGACGGTCCGCGCACACCCAAGGTCAACGAGTGGGTGGACTTCCGCTCGGCCGCGCACGCCAGCGCGGTCGGCAAGTGCCTGCTCACCCAGCTCGACCAGAACGGACGGCGGGACCACCTGTCCCGGCACAAGATCGCCCGGCTGACCTCCCGGACGATCACCAGCGAGCGGATCCTCTTCTCCAAGCTGGACAGCCAGCCGCCGACCGTCCCGGTGCTCGACCTCCAGGAGTACGCGGTGGGCACGGTCTGCGCGGCCGTACCGCTGACGGCGGGCTCCGCCGTGGGCTGCCTCGCACTCTCCCTGCCGATCGAGCACGCCCACCGGCTGCGCTCGGCGGCCGACACGCTGAACCGGCGGGCCGCTCCGGTGGTCATGGCGCTGGCGATCTGA
- a CDS encoding LLM class flavin-dependent oxidoreductase: MTDAIRGEARGSAPVPLSVLDLVTVGSGRTATQALATSVELSRLAERRGFHRHWVAEHHSMPGVASSSPAVILAHLAAHTRRIRLGSGGVMLPNHAPLVVAEQFGTLEAFAPGRIDLGLGRAPGTDGATAAALRRGNTLNEGADDFPEQLAELTRFLDDDFPDGHPYARIHAVPGPVQGPKGRPPVWLLGSSGFSARLAGLLGLPFAFAHHFSARNTIPALDLYRESFRPSAVLDAPYAMIGVSAFAADEAAQARRQVLAGALAMLRLRTGRPGLVPTPEEAEAYGFGPAEKEFVNDWLANIVYGTPDEVRTGLDDLRKRTGADELMITANGHGGEERVRSYELIADAYELPVLPEE; this comes from the coding sequence GTGACCGACGCTATTCGAGGAGAGGCGCGGGGGTCCGCGCCCGTGCCGTTGTCCGTACTGGACCTGGTGACCGTCGGCAGCGGCAGGACCGCGACCCAGGCGCTCGCCACCAGCGTCGAGCTGAGCAGGCTCGCCGAGCGGCGCGGCTTCCACCGGCACTGGGTGGCCGAGCACCACTCCATGCCCGGTGTCGCCTCCTCGTCCCCGGCCGTGATCCTCGCGCACCTCGCCGCCCACACCCGGCGCATCCGCCTCGGCTCGGGCGGCGTCATGCTGCCCAACCACGCGCCGCTCGTCGTCGCCGAGCAGTTCGGCACCCTGGAGGCCTTCGCCCCGGGCCGGATCGACCTCGGCCTCGGGCGCGCGCCCGGCACCGACGGGGCCACGGCGGCCGCCCTGCGGCGCGGCAACACCCTGAACGAGGGCGCGGACGACTTCCCGGAGCAGCTCGCCGAGCTGACCCGGTTCCTGGACGACGACTTCCCGGACGGCCACCCGTACGCCCGGATCCACGCCGTGCCCGGCCCGGTGCAGGGCCCGAAGGGCCGCCCGCCGGTCTGGCTGCTCGGCTCCTCCGGCTTCAGCGCCCGGCTCGCCGGTCTGCTCGGGCTGCCCTTCGCCTTCGCCCACCACTTCTCGGCCAGGAACACGATCCCGGCGCTCGACCTCTACCGGGAGTCCTTCCGGCCCTCCGCGGTCCTCGACGCGCCGTACGCGATGATCGGCGTCTCGGCGTTCGCCGCCGACGAGGCGGCGCAGGCCCGCCGTCAGGTCCTCGCCGGAGCCCTGGCGATGCTGCGGCTGCGCACCGGCCGGCCGGGTCTCGTGCCGACGCCGGAGGAGGCGGAGGCGTACGGATTCGGCCCCGCCGAGAAGGAGTTCGTGAACGACTGGCTGGCGAACATCGTGTACGGCACCCCGGACGAGGTCCGCACCGGCCTGGACGACCTCCGGAAGCGGACGGGCGCCGACGAACTGATGATCACGGCCAACGGGCACGGCGGGGAGGAGCGGGTGCGGAGCTACGAGCTCATCGCGGACGCGTACGAACTCCCGGTGCTGCCGGAGGAGTAG